Proteins encoded together in one Peribacillus asahii window:
- a CDS encoding MFS transporter: protein MKKTIKEQKAVLIILLSNIFIAFLGVGLIVPVMPSFMDIMHLSGKTMGYLVAVFAVAQLLMSPLAGRFVDRYGRKKIIIIGLLLFGVSELIFGLGTNVWVLYLSRVLGGISAAFIMPGVTAYVADITSVQERPKAMGYLSAAISTGFIIGPGIGGFIAEYGIRFPFFFAASIAFLACISSIFILKEPLTKEQLAEISANTKQTNFISDLKRSLNPLYFIAFIIVFVLAFGLSAYETIFSLFSDHKFGYTPKDIAAIITISSIFGVIVQIFMFGKIVDILGEKKLIQLCLIIGAILAVASTVISSFLVVLVVTCFIFLAFDLLRPALTTFLSKAAGKEQGFVAGMNSTYTSLGNIVGPAMGGILFDVNIHYPYLFAAVIMGIGLVITVMWKEKQLAESLAE from the coding sequence ATGAAGAAAACAATAAAAGAACAAAAAGCGGTATTAATTATTCTTCTAAGTAATATATTCATTGCATTTCTAGGAGTTGGTCTTATCGTCCCTGTTATGCCGTCTTTTATGGATATCATGCATTTATCAGGAAAAACGATGGGCTATCTTGTTGCGGTATTTGCGGTCGCACAACTACTTATGTCACCACTCGCAGGACGCTTTGTTGACCGTTATGGCAGAAAGAAAATCATCATAATCGGCTTACTCCTTTTTGGTGTATCAGAACTTATCTTTGGTTTAGGCACGAATGTTTGGGTGCTTTATCTATCAAGGGTTCTAGGGGGAATTAGCGCTGCCTTTATTATGCCGGGTGTTACTGCATATGTTGCAGATATTACATCCGTTCAGGAACGGCCCAAAGCGATGGGCTATCTTTCCGCAGCCATTAGCACGGGCTTTATTATAGGACCTGGCATCGGTGGCTTTATTGCAGAATACGGAATACGTTTCCCCTTCTTCTTTGCGGCATCTATTGCTTTTTTAGCATGTATTTCATCCATATTTATTTTAAAAGAGCCGCTAACAAAGGAACAGCTTGCAGAAATTTCTGCTAATACAAAGCAAACAAACTTTATAAGCGATTTAAAAAGATCCCTTAATCCGCTTTACTTTATTGCATTTATCATTGTATTTGTACTCGCTTTCGGTCTATCAGCATATGAAACTATTTTTAGCCTATTTTCTGATCATAAATTCGGTTACACGCCGAAGGACATTGCAGCCATTATTACAATAAGCTCAATCTTTGGTGTTATTGTACAAATATTTATGTTTGGAAAAATAGTAGATATACTCGGTGAAAAGAAACTGATTCAATTATGTTTAATCATAGGTGCAATATTGGCGGTGGCGTCCACCGTGATCTCTAGCTTTTTAGTAGTGCTTGTGGTAACTTGCTTCATCTTCCTTGCATTTGACTTGCTTCGTCCGGCATTGACGACATTTTTATCAAAAGCAGCCGGGAAAGAGCAAGGATTTGTTGCTGGTATGAACTCAACCTATACAAGCTTAGGCAATATCGTCGGACCAGCGATGGGTGGAATACTCTTTGACGTAAATATCCACTATCCTTATCTTTTCGCTGCTGTCATAATGGGAATTGGCCTCGTTATTACAGTCATGTGGAAAGAAAAACAACTAGCAGAAAGCTTAGCGGAATAA
- a CDS encoding TetR/AcrR family transcriptional regulator, which produces MKSNEIKEAALKYFTIHGYEGASLSQIAEEVGIKKQSIYTHFKGKDDLFLQVLRDAKETELSSKLQYFNKIDSQNPEKDLYGFLKLVIDLFQKNEQLKFWLRMSFFPPAHLSKAIEEEVIDIEEKVQALLESKFQDWIDAEVIVRDVAKTPTFAFLGVVDSIMLELVYGNDEERLKDKLEASWTVFWRGILHQ; this is translated from the coding sequence TTGAAAAGTAATGAAATTAAAGAGGCAGCTCTAAAATATTTCACCATTCATGGTTATGAAGGAGCATCCCTCTCTCAAATTGCTGAAGAAGTCGGTATAAAAAAGCAATCTATTTACACTCATTTTAAAGGAAAGGATGACCTTTTTCTGCAAGTTTTGCGTGATGCGAAAGAGACTGAGCTATCTTCGAAACTTCAATATTTCAATAAAATTGATTCACAAAATCCCGAAAAAGATTTATACGGATTTCTAAAATTGGTCATTGATCTTTTCCAAAAAAATGAGCAGTTGAAGTTTTGGCTACGTATGTCTTTTTTTCCACCAGCACATCTTTCAAAAGCAATCGAAGAGGAAGTAATCGATATCGAAGAGAAGGTGCAGGCGTTACTAGAAAGCAAATTTCAGGATTGGATCGATGCTGAAGTAATAGTCAGAGATGTAGCAAAAACACCGACTTTCGCCTTTTTGGGAGTAGTCGATTCTATTATGCTGGAGCTTGTATACGGAAATGATGAGGAGCGGCTGAAAGATAAATTAGAAGCCTCTTGGACAGTATTTTGGAGAGGTATTTTACATCAATGA
- a CDS encoding CoA transferase subunit A yields the protein MQNVKDNQVETNVQFLTAEDAIAKIPANGATMMVGGFGDSGIPEYLLRAVMNRDEVTELTIMSNNITEGSNLNELFLLNRIKKAIGSYFTTNKAVMKAYNEGRIDIELIPQGTFSEALRLGGSGIPAFYTPTSAGTELAEGKETRYFNNREYVLEHSLSADVALIKAYKADKAGNLIYRKTARNFNPLMAMAADLTIVEVEEIVEVGELDPESIVTPFIFVDVIVKRVVNA from the coding sequence ATGCAAAATGTGAAGGACAATCAGGTTGAAACAAATGTTCAGTTTCTAACAGCTGAAGACGCAATTGCAAAAATACCCGCTAATGGTGCGACAATGATGGTTGGAGGGTTTGGAGATTCTGGTATCCCCGAGTATTTACTTCGGGCGGTGATGAATCGTGATGAGGTCACTGAATTAACGATTATGAGCAATAATATAACTGAAGGCTCGAATTTAAATGAATTATTTTTATTGAATCGAATAAAAAAAGCTATCGGTTCCTATTTCACAACAAATAAAGCAGTCATGAAAGCATATAACGAAGGGCGTATCGACATTGAGTTAATCCCACAGGGAACATTTTCAGAAGCATTGCGTTTAGGCGGGTCTGGCATTCCGGCTTTTTATACGCCGACTTCAGCTGGAACGGAGCTTGCTGAGGGAAAAGAGACTCGTTATTTTAATAATCGTGAGTATGTCCTTGAACATTCACTTAGTGCAGATGTTGCTCTTATTAAAGCGTACAAGGCCGACAAAGCGGGCAATCTTATTTACCGTAAAACGGCTCGGAACTTTAATCCCCTTATGGCGATGGCTGCAGATTTAACCATTGTTGAAGTAGAGGAGATTGTAGAGGTTGGGGAACTTGACCCAGAATCAATCGTTACACCATTTATATTTGTTGATGTCATTGTAAAAAGAGTGGTGAATGCCTAA
- a CDS encoding 3-oxoacid CoA-transferase subunit B produces the protein MKLESIRHYIAWRAAQELKTGIVNLGIGIPTLVADYLTPGKVTLHSENGILGVGAAPAEGFVDRDLINAGKQPITQLPHTSFFDSSLSFAMMRGGHLDATVIGALQVAENGDIASWAIPGKDVLGVGGVMDLVAGAKKVIVTTTHLNAKGEPKILPGCTYPLTAKGRVDTVITEYAVFKIRSGQLYLEEIVAGISLDELKQITPASYEVSANLQRVNAFDLVK, from the coding sequence ATGAAATTGGAATCAATTAGACACTATATTGCTTGGCGCGCTGCCCAGGAATTAAAGACAGGCATCGTGAACCTAGGCATTGGTATCCCGACATTAGTGGCTGATTACCTTACTCCGGGAAAAGTAACCTTACATTCTGAAAACGGTATTCTAGGCGTTGGTGCGGCACCAGCTGAGGGTTTTGTAGATCGAGATTTAATTAATGCAGGAAAACAGCCAATTACTCAACTTCCACATACCTCCTTTTTTGACAGTTCTCTATCCTTTGCGATGATGCGCGGTGGACATTTAGACGCTACCGTCATTGGGGCACTGCAGGTAGCGGAAAACGGGGATATTGCCAGCTGGGCTATACCAGGAAAAGATGTTCTAGGAGTCGGTGGTGTGATGGATTTAGTTGCTGGCGCGAAAAAAGTAATCGTTACAACAACCCATTTGAATGCGAAAGGTGAACCGAAGATCCTTCCCGGCTGTACCTATCCTTTAACGGCAAAAGGGAGGGTTGATACAGTTATCACCGAATACGCGGTCTTTAAAATTCGCAGCGGACAACTATATCTTGAGGAAATTGTTGCAGGCATTTCCCTTGATGAACTTAAACAAATAACCCCAGCATCCTACGAAGTATCTGCAAACTTGCAACGAGTCAATGCCTTTGATTTGGTGAAATGA
- a CDS encoding tyrosine-type recombinase/integrase, whose protein sequence is MTREYSEPSKTVFKDYIQSWLYDTHKHEVQLSSFEVGETIVRIHLIPYFQSIPLSKITAYDINQLYTQKLNEGLANATVKKIHNLLSKALQKAVKWGSIKNNLAKNASPPSIHKTPKQIWTLEEARAFLEVCEQENELVPFLLAIFTGMRRGEILALRWKNVDLDKGVIHVEESLARTKAKGLFVKEVKTSHSRRDVYLSASVQEALVRYREKQAPNKLGLVIASKGGRYLEPRNLIRKFKALTKKANVPDIPFHNLRHTHATILMRMGENPKVVSERLGHARVGITLDIYSHTNQEMQG, encoded by the coding sequence ATGACTAGAGAATATAGTGAGCCTTCGAAAACTGTATTTAAGGATTATATTCAAAGTTGGCTGTACGACACCCATAAGCATGAAGTACAACTGTCTTCTTTTGAAGTCGGAGAAACAATTGTACGTATTCACTTAATCCCTTACTTTCAATCTATCCCCTTGTCTAAAATTACAGCGTATGATATCAATCAATTATATACTCAAAAGTTAAACGAGGGCTTGGCCAATGCGACTGTAAAGAAAATACACAATCTGTTATCTAAAGCATTACAGAAGGCTGTGAAGTGGGGATCAATCAAGAATAATCTGGCTAAAAATGCTTCCCCTCCCTCTATCCATAAAACGCCTAAGCAAATATGGACATTAGAAGAAGCGAGGGCTTTTCTAGAAGTTTGTGAGCAAGAAAACGAGCTTGTCCCTTTCCTATTAGCTATCTTTACAGGCATGAGGCGAGGAGAAATTCTCGCTTTAAGATGGAAAAACGTCGACTTAGACAAAGGAGTTATACACGTAGAAGAATCCTTAGCCCGTACAAAAGCAAAAGGTTTATTCGTAAAAGAAGTAAAAACTTCTCATTCACGGCGTGACGTGTATTTATCAGCTAGCGTACAAGAGGCTTTGGTTAGATATAGAGAGAAACAAGCACCCAATAAACTAGGTTTAGTCATTGCATCAAAAGGTGGTCGCTACCTCGAACCACGAAATCTCATTCGTAAGTTTAAAGCTCTTACGAAGAAAGCAAACGTTCCTGACATTCCTTTTCACAATTTGAGACATACTCATGCCACGATTTTGATGCGAATGGGTGAAAATCCAAAAGTCGTTAGCGAGCGTTTAGGACACGCTAGAGTTGGAATTACGCTTGATATCTACTCACATACAAATCAAGAAATGCAGGGATAA
- a CDS encoding thioredoxin family protein translates to MKLQQWFEKGLTTKQYIDGMQTHKENLQKVYESFKLSDANKEELLTVQTTGMKVIVLTEDWCGDAMVNIPVLLRIAEETNIDVRFILRDSNLELMDQYLTNGTARSIPIFIFIDDKGNELAVWGPRAAKIQQHFDELKAQLPSEDAPDFKEKQLAMFEEFVSKFTEDYATWQIIADSMIEKLKEIK, encoded by the coding sequence ATGAAATTACAACAATGGTTTGAAAAAGGTTTAACAACAAAACAATATATAGATGGTATGCAAACGCATAAAGAAAATCTACAAAAGGTTTATGAGTCGTTCAAACTTTCAGATGCAAATAAAGAAGAGCTTTTAACTGTGCAGACAACTGGCATGAAAGTTATTGTGTTAACGGAAGATTGGTGTGGCGATGCGATGGTTAACATCCCAGTTTTACTACGCATTGCAGAGGAAACAAACATCGATGTTCGTTTTATTCTACGCGATAGCAATTTAGAATTAATGGATCAATATTTAACAAATGGTACTGCTCGATCGATTCCGATTTTTATTTTTATTGATGATAAAGGTAACGAATTAGCTGTATGGGGACCACGTGCTGCTAAAATTCAACAACACTTTGATGAATTAAAAGCACAGTTACCAAGCGAAGATGCACCTGATTTTAAAGAAAAGCAATTAGCAATGTTTGAAGAGTTTGTAAGTAAATTCACAGAAGACTATGCTACATGGCAAATCATTGCGGATAGCATGATTGAGAAGCTAAAAGAAATCAAGTAG
- a CDS encoding MarR family winged helix-turn-helix transcriptional regulator, with amino-acid sequence MEQNYIGYVRTTFLLRVLNNQLNTKFERATSLNLSRYELLHYLVDGEVYAQMHLQKLLNLDAAAITRHLKALEEEGYITRTRNPQNNREMLVQATAEGIKGTLECQSSRNNFDNRLFEGFSEEELTVFIKSLEKLKFNLENME; translated from the coding sequence TTGGAACAAAACTATATTGGCTATGTTCGAACAACCTTTTTACTACGTGTATTAAACAATCAGCTCAACACAAAATTTGAGCGTGCCACAAGCCTGAATTTGTCAAGATATGAACTACTTCACTACCTTGTAGATGGTGAGGTTTATGCACAAATGCATTTACAAAAGCTTTTAAATTTAGATGCAGCAGCGATTACACGACATTTAAAAGCATTAGAAGAAGAAGGCTATATTACCCGTACACGAAACCCTCAAAATAACCGAGAAATGCTAGTACAAGCGACAGCAGAAGGTATCAAAGGTACATTAGAATGTCAAAGTAGCCGTAATAATTTTGACAATCGTTTATTTGAAGGATTTAGTGAAGAAGAGCTGACGGTGTTTATCAAATCGTTAGAAAAATTAAAGTTTAATTTAGAGAATATGGAGTGA